One Helianthus annuus cultivar XRQ/B chromosome 7, HanXRQr2.0-SUNRISE, whole genome shotgun sequence genomic region harbors:
- the LOC110868652 gene encoding shaggy-related protein kinase epsilon — protein sequence MASGGMAHSTVEKVNDDAMFVDKLPEEINEMKIKDDKVEKEMEATVVDGNGTETGHIIVTTIGGRNGQPKQTISYMAERVVGQGSFGIVFQAKCLETGEAVAIKKVLQDKRYKNRELQTMRLLDHPNVVSLKHCFFSTTDKDELYLNLVLEYVPETAYRVARHYSKANQRMPMIYVKLYTYQIFRALAYIHAIGVCHRDIKPQNLLVNPHTHQLKLCDFGSAKVLVKGEPNISYICSRYYRAPELIFGATEYTTAIDVWSVGCVLAELLLGQPLFPGESGVDQLVEIIKVLGTPTREEIKCMNPNYTEFKFPQIKAHPWHKIFHKRTPPEAVDLVSRLLQYSPNLRCTALEACIHPFFNELRDPNTRLPNGRPLPPLFNFKPQELKGASLELLAKLIPEHARHQCSFLGF from the exons ATGGCTTCTGGTGGAATGGCACATTCTACTGTTGAAAAAGTTAATGATGATGCAATGTTTGTTGACAAACTGCCCGAGGAAATCAATGAAATGAAAATCAAAGATGACAAGGTGGAAAAG GAAATGGAGGCGACTGTAGTGGATGGAAATGGCACTGAAACTGGTCACATTATTGTTACCACTATCGGAGGAAGAAACGGTCAACCCAAACAG ACAATAAGCTACATGGCAGAGCGTGTGGTAGGCCAGGGTTCTTTTGGAATTGTGTTTCAG GCTAAATGCTTAGAAACTGGAGAAGCCGTTGCAATTAAAAAAGTGTTACAGGACAAACGATACAAAAACCGGGAACTACAAACGATGCGACTTCTTGATCATCCCAACGTTGTTTCGCTCAAACACTGCTTCTTTTCAACTACAGACAAAGACGAACTTTATCTAAATTTGGTTCTAGAATACGTGCCCGAAACAGCTTATCGTGTAGCAAGACACTATAGTAAGGCAAATCAAAGGATGCCCATGATTTATGTCAAACTATACACCTATCAG ATTTTCAGAGCACTTGCGTATATTCATGCAATCGGCGTCTGCCACCGAGACATTAAGCCTCAAAATCTTCTG GTCAATCCTCATACCCACCAGCTCAAACTCTGTGACTTTGGAAGCGCGAAAGTTCTG GTGAAAGGCGAACCGAATATATCGTATATATGTTCGCGGTATTATCGCGCACCTGAACTCATTTTTGGGGCAACTGAATACACAACTGCCATTGATGTATGGTCGGTCGGTTGTGTTCTTGCTGAACTTCTTCTAGGACAG CCTCTGTTTCCAGGTGAGAGTGGAGTTGACCAACTTGTAGAGATCATCAAG GTCCTTGGTACACCAACGCGTGAAGAAATCAAATGCATGAATCCAAACTACACTGAATTTAAGTTCCCACAAATCAAAGCTCACCCGTGGCACAAA ATTTTTCACAAGCGGACCCCACCAGAAGCCGTAGATCTTGTTTCAAGACTCCTCCAGTATTCTCCTAACTTGAGGTGCACTGCG TTGGAGGCATGTATCCACCCTTTCTTCAACGAACTTCGTGATCCAAACACACGTCTTCCAAACGGGCGGCCCCTGCCACCCCTCTTTAATTTCAAGCCTCAAG AGTTGAAAGGGGCATCTTTGGAACTTCTGGCTAAACTGATACCAGAGCATGCTCGCCACCAATGTTCTTTCCTTGGCTTCTAA
- the LOC110868650 gene encoding monodehydroascorbate reductase 4, peroxisomal, protein MGRAFVYVILGGGVAAGYAALEFTKKGVSHGELCIISEEPVAPYERPALSKGFLLPEAPARLPAFHTCVGANEERLTPKWYKEHGIELILGTRVKSADVRRKTLLTAAGETISYKYLIIATGARALRLEEFGVSGSDAENVCYLRDLADATRLADVMQTSTGGNAVVIGGGYIGMEVAASLVINKINVSMVFPEPHCMGRLFTPKIASYYEEFYKAKGVNFVKGTVLSSFVFDEDGKVTGVNLKDGTDLPADLVVVGIGIRPNTSLFEGQLTLEKGGIKVNSRLQTSNSSVYAVGDVASFPVKIFGESRRLEHVDAARKSARHAVAAIMEPDTTPEFDYLPFFYSRVFSFSWQFYGDNLGEVIYFGDFSGPSFGAYWVHKGHLVGSFLEGGSKEEYEAIAKVTRLKPAVDDLSELERQGLGFVVALSEKLPVAPVINVGGSMSTVVLEKPLYAWHATAGVVVAASIAAFAYWYGRRRRRW, encoded by the exons ATGGGAAGAGCGTTTGTGTATGTGATACTTGGTGGGGGAGTTGCTGCCGGTTATGCAGCTCTTGAATTCACCAAAAAAGGTGTTTCTCACGGTGAACTCTGCATCATCTCCGAAGAACCT GTGGCTCCTTACGAGAGACCCGCACTCAGCAAAGGCTTTCTACTTCCAGAAG CTCCGGCACGTCTTCCCGCATTTCACACTTGTGTCGGTGCCAATGAAGAAAGATTAACGCCGAAGTGGTACAAGGAACATG GAATCGAACTGATTCTGGGTACGCGCGTAAAGTCTGCTGACGTGAGGCGTAAAACATTACTCACTGCAGCAGGAGAAACCATTAGCTATAAGTATCTTATCATTGCAACAGGTGCTCGG GCTTTGAGACTTGAAGAGTTCGGTGTAAGTGGATCAGATGCTGAAAATGTATGTTATCTACGTGATTTGGCTGACGCAACCAGGCTTGCGGACGTGATGCAAACCTCTACTGGCGGCAATGCGGTGGTCATTGGCGGTGGCTACATTGGAATGGAGGTTGCGGCGTCGTTGGTCATTAATAAGATTAATGTTTCAATGGTGTTCCCTGAGCCACATTGCA TGGGCCGTTTATTCACCCCCAAGATTGCAAGTTATTATGAAGAGTTTTATAAAGCTAAGGGTGTAAACTTTGTCAAAGGCACAGTTCTGTCATCATTTGTTTTCGATGAAGATGGGAAG GTCACCGGAGTTAACCTCAAGGATGGAACCGATCTTCCTGCTGACTTGGTAGTCGTCGGAATCGGAATCCGACCAAACACAAGTCTATTTGAAGGGCAACTCACTTTAGAAAAAGGCGGGATCAAAGTTAACAGCAGGTTGCAAACGAGCAACAGCTCTGTGTACGCAGTAGGTGACGTGGCATCGTTTCCAGTCAAGATCTTTGGCGAAAGCCGACGACTCGAACACGTCGATGCCGCCAGAAAATCAGCTCGCCATGCTGTCGCCGCAATAATGGAACCCGACACAACACCAGAATTCGATTACTTGCCGTTCTTCTATTCCAGAGTTTTCTCATTTTCGTGGCAGTTCTACGGAGACAATTTAGGGGAAGTCATTTATTTCGGTGATTTTTCGGGACCCAGTTTCGGCGCGTACTGGGTGCACAAAGGTCATCTAGTTGGATCGTTTCTTGAAGGCGGAAGTAAAGAAGAGTATGAAGCGATAGCGAAAGTGACGAGGCTTAAACCAGCTGTTGATGATTTGAGTGAGCTCGAGCGGCAGGGTCTCGGGTTCGTGGTGGCGTTGAGCGAGAAGTTGCCGGTGGCGCCGGTGATAAACGTGGGTGGTTCGATGTCGACGGTTGTTTTGGAGAAACCGTTGTACGCGTGGCATGCGACTgctggggtggtggtggcggcgtcGATAGCGGCGTTTGCGTATTGGTATGGAAGAAGACGTCGACGATGGTGA
- the LOC110868651 gene encoding uncharacterized protein LOC110868651 codes for MGSSGFFTICLIYSVVALSCGTLMMFYSHEVFAFSHGTEIASKLLGSTPHDQLLIETSDSFSGLLLFAVGILLFMVAFVKDRDFQSFFAKGCVLLHIAMAIWRIYFERKLEELGRDWLRLVFGDFVLALSWVLFLVYSWREKYD; via the coding sequence ATGGGATCATCTGggttttttacaatatgtttaaTATACTCTGTGGTTGCTTTAAGTTGTGGAACCTTAATGATGTTTTATAGTCATGAGGTGTTTGCATTCAGTCATGGGACTGAGATTGCATCGAAGCTGCTGGGATCAACGCCTCATGATCAGTTGTTGATCGAAACCTCGGATTCGTTCTCCGGGTTGCTGTTGTTTGCGGTTGGGATCTTGTTGTTCATGGTGGCATTTGTGAAGGATAGGGATTTTCAAAGCTTTTTTGCAAAAGGGTGTGTGCTTCTTCACATTGCGATGGCGATTTGGCGGATCTATTTTGAGAGGAAGCTTGAAGAACTCGGTCGTGATTGGCTTCGGCTGGTTTTTGGTGATTTTGTCTTGGCACTTTCATGGGTGTTGTTTCTTGTGTATAGTTGGAGAGAAAAATATGATTAG